In one Pseudodesulfovibrio tunisiensis genomic region, the following are encoded:
- a CDS encoding aldehyde ferredoxin oxidoreductase C-terminal domain-containing protein codes for MRPIDRDAFLRARKTYYAVRGLDEQGVPVRETAERLGLEWNE; via the coding sequence GTGCGGCCCATTGACCGGGACGCATTTCTGCGGGCTCGGAAAACGTATTATGCGGTGCGCGGGCTGGACGAACAGGGCGTGCCCGTGCGCGAGACTGCCGAACGACTTGGATTGGAGTGGAACGAATGA
- a CDS encoding class II aldolase/adducin family protein, with protein MKTMCDTYARKLVTRGLVLEDDVLVAGTDAELVWNREDPRTAELETAMAEIGAGSLVFARPAEPFCTIMEFLCARSRKSVKPRDTETRTFLHDIPIVREFSAEALARGLSRRKAVLIPGHGIAACGSVMPEQAFVFYSSTCFAVSVLFFSEYLTRMRISALDPEYRAAFWRACAHLPEPRIDLPDLLHGPFESEDQAVAAMTQAGRAVVEYGLVDSFFGNVSCRVDDVIHISQTGSSLDELEGCIDPCPMDGSSCAGLTASSELTAHEDVYRRTPARCILHGHPRFSVIMSMYCDRDDCVNRDACHIHCTEKRFVGDAPVVPGEVGTGPTGLCHTLPPALERHDAAIVLGHGVFATARTDFNDAFRTLLETENASREAYFELVRSFGG; from the coding sequence ATGAAGACCATGTGCGACACGTACGCGCGCAAGCTCGTGACCCGGGGACTGGTTTTGGAAGACGACGTGCTCGTGGCCGGAACCGATGCGGAACTGGTGTGGAACCGCGAGGACCCGCGCACTGCGGAGCTGGAAACGGCAATGGCGGAGATCGGGGCAGGCTCGCTGGTCTTTGCCCGGCCTGCCGAGCCGTTTTGCACCATCATGGAATTCCTGTGTGCCCGCAGCCGGAAATCCGTGAAGCCGCGTGATACCGAGACCCGGACCTTTCTGCATGACATCCCCATTGTGCGTGAGTTTTCTGCCGAGGCCCTTGCCAGGGGACTGTCCCGACGCAAGGCCGTGCTCATTCCGGGCCACGGCATTGCGGCCTGCGGTTCGGTCATGCCGGAACAGGCGTTCGTGTTTTATTCTTCCACCTGCTTTGCGGTTTCCGTGCTCTTCTTTTCGGAATATCTGACCCGGATGCGCATCAGTGCGCTGGACCCGGAATACCGGGCTGCGTTCTGGCGGGCCTGCGCGCATCTGCCCGAGCCGCGCATTGATCTGCCGGACCTGCTGCACGGTCCGTTCGAGTCCGAGGATCAGGCCGTGGCCGCCATGACTCAGGCCGGGCGCGCCGTGGTGGAGTATGGTCTGGTGGATTCCTTTTTCGGCAATGTGTCCTGCCGCGTGGACGACGTGATCCACATCAGCCAGACCGGGAGTTCCCTTGACGAGCTGGAAGGGTGCATCGACCCGTGCCCCATGGACGGCTCGTCCTGCGCCGGGCTGACCGCGTCCTCGGAACTCACGGCGCACGAGGACGTGTACCGCCGCACCCCGGCCCGCTGCATCCTGCACGGCCACCCGCGTTTTTCCGTGATCATGTCCATGTACTGCGACCGCGACGACTGCGTGAATCGGGACGCCTGCCACATCCATTGCACGGAAAAGCGGTTTGTGGGCGATGCGCCCGTCGTGCCCGGCGAGGTCGGCACCGGCCCCACGGGACTGTGCCACACCCTGCCGCCCGCACTGGAAAGACACGACGCGGCCATCGTGCTCGGCCACGGCGTGTTCGCCACAGCCCGGACCGATTTCAACGACGCGTTCCGCACCCTGCTGGAAACCGAGAACGCCAGCCGCGAGGCCTATTTCGAACTGGTAAGGTCGTTCGGCGGGTAG
- a CDS encoding flavodoxin family protein encodes MKVVAFNGSARKGGNTADMIRMVFAELEAEGIETELVELSGKRMDGCIACSKCFENRDRRCAVTRDFMNDCITRMDEADGIILGSPTYFGNVSTEMKALIDRAGMVALANDSMFARKVGAAVVACRRGGAMQTFNALNTFFFIEQMIVPGSRYWNMGIGMNKGEVQQDAEGLETMKTLGQNMAWLLKKLHA; translated from the coding sequence ATGAAAGTCGTTGCATTCAACGGAAGCGCCCGCAAGGGCGGCAATACCGCGGACATGATCCGCATGGTGTTCGCGGAGCTGGAGGCCGAAGGCATTGAAACCGAACTGGTGGAACTGTCCGGCAAACGCATGGACGGCTGCATCGCGTGCAGCAAATGTTTTGAAAACCGGGATCGCCGATGCGCTGTGACCAGGGATTTCATGAACGACTGCATCACACGCATGGACGAGGCTGACGGCATCATTCTGGGCTCACCCACGTATTTCGGCAACGTGAGCACGGAAATGAAGGCGCTCATCGACCGTGCGGGCATGGTGGCCCTTGCCAACGACAGCATGTTCGCCCGCAAGGTGGGCGCGGCCGTGGTTGCCTGCCGTCGCGGCGGGGCCATGCAGACCTTCAATGCCCTGAACACCTTCTTCTTCATCGAACAGATGATCGTGCCCGGCTCCCGCTACTGGAACATGGGCATCGGCATGAACAAGGGCGAGGTGCAGCAGGATGCCGAAGGTCTGGAAACCATGAAGACCCTCGGCCAAAACATGGCCTGGCTGCTCAAGAAACTCCACGCCTGA
- a CDS encoding putative quinol monooxygenase, with the protein MGQQVIIADHVLFSVRPGMADTARPLFAELVANSRKDAGCVRHEMHAARTIRAASCSLSCGVPNQT; encoded by the coding sequence GTGGGGCAACAAGTAATTATCGCGGACCACGTGCTGTTCTCGGTGCGGCCGGGCATGGCGGACACAGCCCGGCCCCTGTTCGCGGAACTGGTGGCAAACAGCCGCAAGGACGCAGGTTGCGTGCGCCACGAAATGCACGCGGCCCGGACGATCCGAGCCGCTTCATGCTCCCTGAGCTGTGGCGTTCCGAATCAGACCTGA
- a CDS encoding nitroreductase family protein, which yields MDVFEAMGTRRSIRKYQDKPVSPEIVRDLLGAAMMAPSAGNAQAWQFVVVDDREKLANIKNLNSNAAMAGHAPMGILVCGDRNLEKYPGYWMQDCSAAMQNLLLAAHAKGLGAVWTGILPSEDSFDGFRRMFDLPEHVMPLGFAVIGWPAQERKSEDRYDESKVHHNTWGNK from the coding sequence ATGGACGTTTTCGAAGCCATGGGCACCCGCAGAAGCATCCGGAAATATCAGGACAAGCCTGTTTCCCCGGAGATTGTGCGCGATCTTCTGGGCGCGGCCATGATGGCCCCGAGCGCGGGCAACGCGCAGGCGTGGCAATTCGTCGTGGTGGACGATCGCGAAAAACTGGCAAACATCAAGAACCTGAATTCCAATGCCGCCATGGCTGGGCACGCGCCCATGGGCATTCTGGTCTGCGGCGATCGGAATCTGGAAAAATATCCGGGATACTGGATGCAGGACTGCTCCGCAGCCATGCAGAACCTGCTGCTGGCTGCGCACGCCAAGGGACTGGGCGCAGTCTGGACCGGCATTCTTCCCAGCGAGGACAGCTTTGACGGATTCCGCCGCATGTTCGACCTGCCCGAGCATGTCATGCCCCTGGGTTTCGCGGTCATCGGCTGGCCCGCGCAGGAGCGCAAGTCCGAAGATCGATACGACGAAAGCAAGGTGCATCACAACACGTGGGGCAACAAGTAA
- a CDS encoding winged helix-turn-helix transcriptional regulator: MSGSTLKTCGNKKYHCTVELTLQIIGGKWKPIIIYHLGRDGTLRFCELKRTIPNITQKMLTQQLRELEADNIVHREVYAQVPPRVEYSLTPTGESVLPVVHQLCEWGRMYEEAMAGLVREHAEAV, from the coding sequence ATGTCCGGCAGCACTCTCAAGACCTGCGGGAACAAGAAATATCACTGCACCGTGGAGCTGACGCTTCAGATCATCGGTGGCAAGTGGAAACCCATCATCATCTATCATCTGGGGCGGGACGGTACGCTCCGTTTTTGCGAACTGAAGCGGACCATTCCCAACATCACCCAGAAGATGCTGACGCAGCAGCTCCGGGAACTGGAGGCGGACAACATCGTGCATCGCGAAGTCTATGCCCAGGTGCCGCCTCGTGTGGAGTATTCCCTGACGCCGACCGGGGAAAGCGTGCTCCCGGTCGTCCATCAGTTGTGCGAGTGGGGGCGGATGTACGAAGAGGCCATGGCCGGGCTTGTGCGGGAACACGCCGAAGCCGTATAA